The following proteins are encoded in a genomic region of Oncorhynchus masou masou isolate Uvic2021 chromosome 32, UVic_Omas_1.1, whole genome shotgun sequence:
- the LOC135525791 gene encoding protein jagged-2-like isoform X3, which produces MIEMDCQVELPYTNHSKQIHTTTTVARKSEDLLIERSVRKGMINPGDDRQTIQHNGPTANFEYNIRVRCDENYYGNKCNKQCRPRNDDYGHYVCDQFGNRGCLEGWMGPYCTAAICKQGCNLLQGFCNVPGECMCKYGWQGPFCDDCLPYPGCVHGTCVKPWLCSCEKNWGGLLCDKDLNYCGTNKPCKNGGTCMNSEPDEYNCACSDSYSGKNCEIVEHSCVSNPCANGGTCHEIPSGFECHCPAGWSGPTCAKDMDECASNPCTQGGTCIDMENGFECLCPPQWAGKTCQIDANECMGNPCLNAYSCKNLIGGYHCACFRGWASQNCDINVNSCHGLCQNGATCKEGRRGYVCACSPGFVGRHCEVQRNSCVSGPCRNGGRCHTLLDGFMCECPHGYTGTTCEVQSNPCSPNPCQNKAQCHSLMEDFYCACPDDYEGKTCSELKDHCKTNPCEVIDSCTVAVATNDTQEGVWYISSNVCGPHGRCISQPAGNFTCSCELGFTGTYCHENVNDCVSSPCKNGGTCIDGISSFQCFCPDGWEGMLCVIDVNECSRNPCKNGGRCVDLVNDFYCQCQDNWKGKTCHSRESQCDSNTCRNGGTCFDHGDTFRCTCLSGWGGSTCNTGKNSTCDSNPCENRGTCVGGGDAYTCICKDGWEGPTCAQNTNDCNPTPCYNSGVCVDGVNWFRCECAPGFAGPDCRINIDECQTSPCAYGSTCVDEINSFRCVCPLGWAGPRCQEFIGIGKACRYSGLQFPHGSQWEEECNTCQCVNGSVRCSKVQCGRRPCLLHRVASGPDSIAPCPRGQECVEHKFLTCFAPPCHQWGVCSTPDPPPALHTQCEPNCGYLDNSCARITLIFNRDKVPQGTIVENICLELRYLPITQTLAKERTLLILCDLSYSNSDAVEVAMSYDQDGQERDGNRDQIQEVASAIIGALSKRHNSTVMLAVVEVKVETQVMPQSVDHLVPVLCVVFSVLWIFCIVVCVWWTRKRKKERERESAVEDSTVNNLLEPLRVILPQRIDNLDKDIQYECKKLMSPPDRMCDGAEGEEEEELRRGGMKLDKCSTQKCSLAGVQDRVMCKGGVICTMRSAPVKTPHRTVHSPKDNRCKNLSAANFSEDVKDHYV; this is translated from the exons GTGAGGATCTGTTAATTGAGCGGAGTGTCCGTAAAGGAATGATCAACCCTGGCGATGACAGGCAGACTATCCAACACAACGGTCCCACAGCCAACTTTGAGTATAACATCCGTGTGCGCTGTGACGAGAACTACTATGGCAACAAGTGTAACAAGCAGTGCCGGCCACGCAATGATGACTATGGCCACTACGTGTGTGACCAGTTTGGGAACAGAGGCTGTTTGGAGGGCTGGATGGGGCCTTACTGTACAGCTG CTATCTGCAAGCAGGGCTGTAACCTGCTGCAAGGATTCTGCAATGTCCCAGGAGAATGCAT GTGTAAATACGGTTGGCAGGGTCCGTTCTGTGACGACTGCCTGCCCTACCCAGGCTGTGTCCATGGGACCTGCGTCAAGCCCTGGCTGTGCAGCTGTGAGAAGAACTGGGGAGGCCTGCTGTGTGACAAAG ATTTGAACTACTGTGGGACGAACAAGCCGTGTAAGAACGGAGGAACGTGTATGAACTCAGAGCCAGATGAGTACAACTGTGCCTGTTCTGACAGCTACTCGGGCAAGAATTGTGAGATAG TGGAACACTCATGTGTGTCCAACCCCTGTGCCAACGGGGGCACCTGCCATGAGATCCCATCTGGGTTTGAGTGCCACTGTCCTGCAGGCTGGTCAGGGCCCACCTGCGCTAAAG acatGGACGAGTGTGCGTCTAACCCCTGTACTCAGGGTGGGACCTGCATCGACATGGAGAACGGATTTGAGTGCCTCTGCCCCCCACAGTGGGCTGGGAAGACCTGCCAGATAG ACGCTAATGAGTGTATGGGGAACCCATGCCTCAATGCTTACTCTTGCAAAAACTTGATTGGTGGATATCACTGTGCCTGCTTTCGAGGATGGGCCAGCCAGAACTGTGACATCA ATGTCAACAGCTGCCATGGACTGTGTCAGAATGGAGCGACTTGCAAG GAGGGGCGAAGAGGCTACGTGTGTGCCTGCTCACCGGGGTTTGTGGGCCGGCACTGTGAGGTCCAGAGGAACAGCTGTGTCAGCGGCCCGTGTAGAAACGGGGGCCGGTGCCACACCCTGCTGGACGGCTTCATGTGTGAGTGCCCACATGGATACACTGGCACTACCTGTGAG GTGCAGAGTAACCCGTGCAGCCCTAACCCTTGCCAGAACAAGGCCCAGTGCCACAGTCTGATGGAAGACTTCTACTGTGCCTGTCCTGATGACTATGAGGGCAAGACCTGCTCTGAGCTCAAGGACCACTGCAAGACCAATCCCTGTGAAG TGATTGACAGTTGTACTGTCGCTGTGGCCACCAATGACACACAGGAAGGGGTGTGGTACATCTCGTCCAATGTGTGCGGCCCCCACGGACGCTGCATCAGCCAACCTGCTGGGAacttcacctgttcctgtgaacTGGGCTTCACTGGAACATACTGTCACGAGA atGTAAACGACTGTGTGTCGTCTCCCTGTAAGAACGGAGGAACTTGCATCGACGGGATCAGCTCTTTCCAGTGCTTTTGCCCTGACGGCTGGGAGGGCATGCTGTGTGTCatcg ATGTGAATGAGTGCAGTAGGAACCCCTGTAAGAACGGAGGTCGCTGTGTGGACCTGGTCAATGACTTCTACTGTCAATGCCAGGACAACTGGAAGGGCAAGACCTGCCACTCACGTGAGAGCCAGTGTGACTCCAATACCTGTAGGAATGGGGGGACGTGCTTTGACCATGGGGACACCTTTCGCTGTACCTGTTTGTCAGGGTGGGGCGGCAGCACCTGCAACACAG GCAAGAACAGCACGTGTGACTCTAACCCATGTGAGAACAGAGGGACCTGTGTCGGAGGGGGTGATGCCTACACCTGCATCTGCAAGGATGGCTGGGAGGGGCCCACATGTGCTCAGA ATACTAATGACTGCAACCCTACCCCCTG CTATAACAGTGGTGTCTGTGTGGATGGTGTGAACTGGTTCCGCTGTGAGTGTGCCCCGGGATTCGCCGGACCAGACTGCCGGATCA ACATAGATGAGTGCCAGACGTCTCCCTGTGCCTATGGTTCTACCTGTGTGGATGAGATCAACAGCTTCCGCTGTGTGTGTcccctgggctgggctgggcctcGCTGCCAAGAGT tcatAGGGATCGGGAAGGCCTGTCGTTACTCCGGCCTGCAGTTCCCTCATGGCAGTCAATGGGAGGAGGAGTGTAATACCTGCCAGTGTGTCAACGGCAGTGTGCGCTGTTCTAAG gtgcaGTGTGGCCGACGGCCCTGTCTGCTCCATAGAGTTGCTTCCGGTCCAGACAGCATTGCCCCCTGTCCTAGAGGACAGGAGTGTGTAGAGCACAAATTCCTCACCTGCTTCGCCCCGCCATGCCACCAGTGGGGCGTGTGTTCTACCCCTGACCCTCCACCGGCCCTCCACACTCAGTGTGAACCCAACTGTGGTTATTTGGACAACAGCTGTGCCCGCATCACACTCATCTTCAATAGAGACAAAGTTCCACAG GGTACCATTGTGGAGAACATCTGTTTGGAGCTGAGGTACCTTCCCATCACCCAGACCCTGGCTAAGGAACGTACGCTCCTCATTCTCTGTGACCTGTCCTACTCCAACAGTGATGCTGTGGAGGTTGCCATG tcttATGATCAGGATGGTCAGGAGCGGGATGGAAACCGTGATCAGATTCAGGAGGTTGCCAGTGCCATCATCGGTGCCCTGTCCAAACGACACAACAGCACCGTCATGCTGGCTGTGGTGGAGGTCAAAGTGGAGACGCAGGTCATGCCCCAGTCTGTGG ACCACCTGGTGCCAGTGCTGTGCGTGGTGTTCAGTGTGCTGTGGATCTTCTGcatcgtggtgtgtgtgtggtggaccCGTAAGAGGAAaaaagagcgtgagagagagtcTGCAGTGGAAGACAGCACTGTCAATAACCTTCTGGAGCCGCTGAGGGTCATCTTGCCACAGCGCATAGACAATCTAGACAAAGACATTCAGTACGAATGCAAGAAACTCATGAGCCCTCCAGACCGGATGTGTGACggggctgagggagaggaggaagaggagctgaggaggggagggatgaagCTAGACAAGTGCTCCACGCAAAAGTGCTCATTGGCAGGAGTGCAGGACAGAGTGATGTGCAAAGGGGGGGTGATCTGTACGATGCGTAGCGCCCCAGTGAAAACCCCCCACCGGACAGTGCACAGTCCCAAAGACAACCGGTGTAAAAACCTCAGCGCTGCCAACTTCAGTGAGGATGTCAAAGATCATTATGTATGA